From a single Streptomyces rubradiris genomic region:
- a CDS encoding glycoside hydrolase family 75 protein, giving the protein MRLRTLTLAAASGAALLAAGLLPAHASAAAPKSAQEGTVSAADLLAKVTSCSQISNGKYRTDEETSATVPVCGKNGAVFWKADMDIDCDGRRTTNCNEDRDPWFQADTAFHQSDGKPLNAETLPYVVVPSTSSIWNYSNAGIKGGGVVAVIYDNKVEYAVVGDTGPSKIIGEASYATAKALGIDPDPKTGGADSGVTYILFKNSKVSPIESHSAAVSLGDQLAKQFLAAN; this is encoded by the coding sequence GTGCGTCTCCGAACCCTCACCCTCGCCGCGGCCTCCGGCGCCGCCCTGCTCGCCGCCGGTCTCCTGCCCGCCCACGCCTCCGCCGCCGCCCCGAAGTCCGCCCAGGAGGGCACGGTCAGCGCCGCCGACCTGCTCGCCAAGGTGACCTCCTGTTCCCAGATCTCCAACGGCAAGTACCGGACCGACGAGGAGACCTCGGCCACGGTCCCGGTGTGCGGCAAGAACGGCGCGGTGTTCTGGAAGGCGGACATGGACATCGACTGCGACGGCCGGCGCACCACCAACTGCAACGAGGACCGCGACCCCTGGTTCCAGGCCGACACCGCCTTCCACCAGTCCGACGGCAAGCCGCTGAACGCGGAGACCCTGCCGTACGTCGTGGTACCCAGCACCAGCAGCATCTGGAACTACTCGAACGCCGGGATCAAGGGCGGCGGTGTGGTCGCCGTCATCTACGACAACAAGGTCGAGTACGCCGTCGTCGGCGACACCGGCCCCTCGAAGATCATCGGCGAGGCGTCGTACGCCACCGCCAAGGCGCTCGGCATCGACCCGGACCCCAAGACCGGCGGCGCGGACTCGGGGGTGACCTACATCCTGTTCAAGAACTCCAAGGTCTCCCCCATAGAGAGCCACAGCGCCGCGGTCTCCCTCGGGGACCAGCTGGCCAAGCAGTTCCTCGCCGCCAACTGA
- a CDS encoding LysR substrate-binding domain-containing protein produces the protein MYEPTHLRTFLAVAQTLSFTQAARRLGLRQSTVSQHVRRLEEAAGRQLFARDTHSVELTEDGEAMLGFARRILEVHEQATAFFSGTRVRGRLRFGASEDFVLTRLPEILEGFRYDHPEVDLELTVELSGTLYERLAAGKLDLVLAKRRPEDPRGVLVWRDDLVWIGAERLRLEADRPVPLIVYPPPGITRARALEVLERQGRAWRIVCTSGSLNGLIAAARAGLGVMAHSRRLIPPGLFRLPERVGLPELGKVDFVLVHGRRRGPAGTAADALAAAVLAGGERLRRSGG, from the coding sequence GTGTACGAGCCGACGCACCTGCGCACCTTCCTGGCGGTCGCCCAGACGCTGAGCTTCACCCAGGCCGCCCGGCGGCTGGGGCTGCGCCAGTCCACGGTGAGCCAGCACGTGCGGCGGCTGGAGGAGGCGGCCGGGCGGCAGCTGTTCGCCCGGGACACCCACTCGGTGGAGCTGACCGAGGACGGCGAGGCGATGCTGGGGTTCGCCCGCCGCATCCTGGAGGTGCACGAGCAGGCGACGGCGTTCTTCTCCGGCACGCGCGTGCGCGGCCGGCTGCGCTTCGGCGCCTCGGAGGACTTCGTGCTGACCCGGCTGCCGGAGATCCTGGAGGGCTTCCGCTACGACCATCCGGAGGTCGACCTGGAGCTGACGGTGGAGCTGTCCGGCACGCTGTACGAGCGGCTGGCCGCCGGAAAGCTCGACCTGGTGCTGGCCAAGCGGCGTCCCGAGGACCCGCGCGGTGTGCTGGTGTGGCGCGACGACCTGGTGTGGATCGGCGCCGAGCGGCTGCGGCTGGAGGCGGACCGGCCCGTTCCGCTGATCGTCTACCCGCCGCCGGGCATCACCCGGGCCCGCGCCCTGGAAGTGCTGGAACGGCAGGGCCGGGCGTGGCGGATCGTGTGCACGAGCGGCAGTCTCAACGGGCTGATCGCCGCGGCCCGGGCCGGCCTCGGGGTGATGGCCCACTCCCGGCGGCTGATCCCGCCGGGCCTGTTCCGGCTGCCCGAGCGGGTGGGCCTGCCGGAGCTGGGCAAGGTCGACTTCGTCCTGGTGCACGGCCGCCGCCGGGGCCCGGCCGGCACCGCCGCCGACGCGCTGGCGGCGGCGGTGCTGGCCGGCGGCGAGCGGCTGCGGCGCAGCGGCGGCTGA
- a CDS encoding glycoside hydrolase family 6 protein: MSRSTRTSLLAALALVAGASGTALGMQSASAAAAAVPCTVDYKVQNQWSTGFTAAVTLTNNAPAKSSWSLKWSYAGDQKVTSGWNAKLSQSGNVVTAANESYNGSLATGGSVSFGFQGSYSGTNAVPATFTLDGVTCNVDSGGGGDTGGGGDTGGGGGAGRVDNPYTGAKVYVNPEWSKLAAAEPGGSRISNQPTFVWLDRIAAINGVNGGMGLRAHLDEALKQKGSGELVVQLVIYDLPGRDCAALASNGELGPTEIDKYKTQYIDVIASILADPKYAGLRVSALIEPDSLPNLVTNAGGTNTTTDACVTMKANGNYEKGVSYALDKLGNLSNVYNYIDAGHHGWLGWDTNIGPSVQEFYKVATTNGASVNDVAGFIVNTANYSPTKEPNFKVTDTVNGQTVRQSKWVDWNQYVDEQSYAQALRDKLVAAGFNSGLGMLIDTGRNGWGGSARPTGPGPLTSVDNYVNGSRIDRRIHAGNWCNQSGAGLGERPTAAPAAGIDAYVWAKPPGESDGASSAIDNDEGKGFDRMCDPTYGGNARNGNNPTGALPNSPLAGHWFSAQFQQLMQNAYPPLP, translated from the coding sequence ATGAGTCGTAGTACCAGAACATCACTGCTCGCCGCCCTGGCGCTGGTCGCCGGGGCCTCCGGGACGGCACTGGGCATGCAGTCGGCCTCGGCCGCTGCCGCCGCCGTCCCCTGCACCGTGGACTACAAGGTGCAGAACCAGTGGAGCACCGGCTTCACCGCCGCCGTGACCCTCACCAACAACGCGCCGGCCAAGTCCAGTTGGTCGCTGAAGTGGTCGTACGCCGGCGACCAGAAGGTCACCAGCGGCTGGAACGCCAAGCTCAGCCAGAGCGGCAACGTGGTCACCGCCGCCAACGAGAGCTACAACGGCTCGCTGGCCACCGGCGGTTCGGTGAGCTTCGGGTTCCAGGGCAGCTACAGCGGCACCAACGCGGTGCCCGCCACGTTCACCCTCGACGGGGTCACCTGCAACGTCGACAGCGGCGGCGGCGGTGACACCGGCGGGGGCGGCGACACCGGCGGCGGGGGTGGCGCCGGCCGCGTCGACAACCCGTACACCGGCGCCAAGGTGTACGTGAACCCCGAGTGGTCGAAGCTGGCCGCGGCCGAGCCGGGCGGCAGCCGGATCTCCAACCAGCCCACCTTCGTCTGGCTGGACCGCATCGCGGCCATCAACGGCGTCAACGGCGGCATGGGCCTGCGCGCCCACCTGGACGAGGCCCTGAAGCAGAAGGGCTCCGGCGAACTGGTCGTCCAGCTGGTCATCTACGACCTGCCGGGCCGGGACTGCGCCGCCCTCGCCTCCAACGGCGAACTCGGCCCGACGGAGATCGACAAGTACAAGACGCAGTACATCGACGTCATCGCCTCGATCCTGGCCGACCCCAAGTACGCGGGCCTGCGCGTCTCCGCGCTCATCGAGCCCGACTCGCTGCCCAACCTGGTCACCAACGCCGGCGGCACCAACACCACCACCGACGCCTGCGTGACCATGAAGGCCAACGGCAACTACGAGAAGGGCGTGAGCTACGCCCTGGACAAGCTGGGCAACCTCTCGAACGTCTACAACTACATCGACGCCGGCCACCACGGCTGGCTCGGCTGGGACACCAACATCGGCCCGTCCGTCCAGGAGTTCTACAAGGTCGCCACGACCAACGGCGCCAGCGTGAACGACGTGGCCGGCTTCATCGTCAACACGGCCAACTACAGCCCGACCAAGGAACCGAACTTCAAGGTCACCGACACCGTCAACGGGCAGACCGTCCGCCAGTCGAAGTGGGTCGACTGGAACCAGTACGTGGACGAGCAGTCCTACGCGCAGGCCCTGCGGGACAAGCTGGTCGCGGCCGGGTTCAACTCCGGTCTCGGCATGCTGATCGACACCGGCCGCAACGGCTGGGGCGGCTCCGCCCGGCCCACCGGCCCCGGCCCGCTGACCTCGGTCGACAACTACGTCAACGGCAGCCGGATCGACCGGCGCATCCACGCCGGCAACTGGTGCAACCAGAGCGGTGCCGGGCTCGGTGAACGGCCGACCGCTGCTCCCGCCGCCGGGATAGACGCCTACGTGTGGGCCAAGCCGCCGGGGGAGTCCGACGGTGCCAGCTCCGCCATCGACAACGACGAGGGCAAGGGCTTCGACCGGATGTGCGACCCCACCTACGGCGGCAACGCGCGCAACGGCAACAACCCCACGGGCGCGCTGCCGAACTCGCCGCTGGCCGGGCACTGGTTCTCCGCCCAGTTCCAGCAGCTGATGCAGAACGCCTACCCGCCGCTGCCGTAA
- a CDS encoding MFS transporter, whose translation MRSWGTLTAICLGTFMLLLDVTIVVVALPDMAGSLHASLGDLQWVVDGYALALAALLLGAGAAADILGRRRVHVVGVVLFALASLLCGLASEPGLLVAARALQGVGGAAMFATTLPLLGSVYQGRQRSAALGVWGAVSGGAAAVGPVLGGLITEGPGWRWIFFVNLPVSVVAVWLTLRTVPESRGPRGMSVDWAGTAAFAVFAGGATYAVVRAGEDGWTAPATLVSFAVAALAVVVFALVERRVAHPLLDLSLLRRPAFAGTMLGAFAFNGVAFGAIPYLSIWMQTLLGMSPVRGGLTLLPMTVMSMVVAVLVGRLLHGVPARLTVGGGLLLIGAGTLCQAVLGAGSDWTALVPGFVLVGIGTGFVAPTVAGAALASVPAERAGMAGGAVNTVRQLGYALGVAVVGTVVTSRMTGRLPEEAAHALAGGGAGALLRGGVPEHSLRAAFASGLNGALVVTGLAGLVAGALVMLLVRPGRPAPTPASAPAPEAVPEKAAAKG comes from the coding sequence TTGCGGAGCTGGGGGACGCTCACGGCCATATGCCTGGGCACGTTCATGCTGCTGCTGGACGTGACCATCGTGGTGGTCGCGCTGCCGGACATGGCGGGCTCGCTGCACGCGTCGCTGGGTGACTTGCAGTGGGTGGTCGACGGGTACGCGCTGGCACTGGCCGCGCTGCTGCTCGGGGCGGGGGCGGCGGCCGACATCCTGGGCCGGCGCCGGGTGCATGTGGTGGGCGTGGTGCTGTTCGCGCTGGCCAGCCTGTTGTGCGGGCTGGCCTCGGAGCCGGGGCTGCTGGTGGCGGCGCGGGCGTTGCAGGGCGTCGGCGGCGCGGCGATGTTCGCGACGACGCTGCCGCTGCTGGGCTCGGTCTACCAGGGCCGGCAGCGCTCGGCCGCGCTCGGGGTGTGGGGCGCGGTCAGCGGCGGGGCCGCGGCGGTCGGTCCGGTGCTGGGCGGGCTGATCACCGAGGGGCCGGGCTGGCGCTGGATCTTCTTCGTGAACCTGCCGGTGAGCGTGGTGGCGGTGTGGCTGACGCTGCGGACGGTCCCGGAGTCGCGCGGGCCGCGCGGCATGAGCGTCGACTGGGCGGGGACGGCGGCCTTCGCGGTGTTCGCGGGCGGGGCGACGTACGCCGTCGTGCGGGCCGGCGAGGACGGCTGGACGGCGCCCGCGACGCTGGTGTCGTTCGCCGTGGCCGCGCTGGCCGTGGTGGTGTTCGCGCTGGTGGAGCGGCGGGTGGCGCATCCGCTGCTGGATCTGTCGCTGCTGCGCCGGCCGGCGTTCGCCGGCACCATGCTGGGCGCGTTCGCCTTCAACGGGGTGGCCTTCGGCGCCATTCCGTACCTGTCGATCTGGATGCAGACGCTGCTCGGGATGTCGCCGGTGCGCGGCGGTCTGACGCTGCTGCCGATGACGGTGATGTCCATGGTGGTGGCGGTGCTGGTGGGCCGGCTGCTGCACGGGGTCCCGGCCCGGCTGACGGTCGGCGGCGGACTGCTGCTGATCGGCGCGGGCACGCTGTGCCAGGCGGTGCTGGGCGCGGGCTCGGACTGGACGGCACTGGTGCCGGGGTTCGTGCTGGTCGGGATCGGTACCGGGTTCGTGGCGCCGACGGTGGCCGGGGCGGCGCTGGCCTCGGTGCCGGCCGAGCGGGCCGGGATGGCGGGCGGCGCGGTGAACACCGTCCGGCAGCTGGGCTACGCGCTCGGGGTGGCGGTCGTCGGCACCGTCGTCACCTCGCGGATGACCGGCCGGCTCCCCGAGGAAGCGGCGCACGCGCTGGCCGGCGGCGGCGCCGGGGCGCTGCTGCGCGGCGGGGTCCCGGAGCACTCCCTGCGGGCCGCGTTCGCCTCGGGGCTGAACGGCGCCCTGGTGGTGACGGGCCTGGCCGGGCTGGTGGCGGGCGCCCTGGTGATGCTGCTGGTGCGGCCGGGCCGCCCGGCGCCCACTCCGGCGTCCGCTCCGGCGCCCGAGGCGGTGCCCGAGAAAGCCGCGGCAAAGGGCTGA
- a CDS encoding bile acid:sodium symporter family protein, whose product MTRLRRPSWLPIDPYIVLLLGTVGLAALLPARGTAADVTSGASTAAIAFLFFLYGARLSTAEALDGLRHWRLHLTVLICTFVIFPVFGLAARGLVPVLLTQPLYQGLLFLTLVPSTIQSSIAFTSIARGNVPAAICAGSFSSLAGIVLTPLLAAGLLGGDAVGFSTDSLVKIVLQLLVPFLAGQLLRRWIGTFVTRHKKVLGLVDRGSILLVVYTAFSEGMNQGIWHQVSPLRLAGLLGVEAVLLAVMLVLTWYGAKALGFGRADRIAVQFAGSKKSLASGLPMASVLFGSQASLAVLPLMLFHQMQLMVCAVIAKRRSQDPEAAEDAPREQGDAPEGSAADPVQGQPESRVLR is encoded by the coding sequence GTGACACGCCTGCGCCGGCCCAGTTGGCTGCCGATCGACCCGTACATCGTGCTGCTGCTCGGGACGGTGGGGCTCGCCGCCCTCCTCCCGGCGCGCGGCACGGCCGCCGACGTGACCTCGGGCGCCTCCACGGCCGCCATCGCCTTCCTCTTCTTCCTCTACGGCGCCCGGCTGTCCACCGCCGAGGCGCTGGACGGACTGCGCCACTGGCGGCTGCACCTCACCGTGCTGATCTGCACCTTCGTCATCTTCCCGGTGTTCGGGCTGGCCGCCCGGGGCCTGGTGCCGGTCCTGCTGACCCAGCCGCTCTACCAGGGCCTGCTGTTCCTGACGCTGGTGCCGTCCACCATCCAGTCGTCCATCGCGTTCACCTCCATCGCCCGCGGCAACGTGCCCGCGGCGATCTGCGCCGGCTCCTTCTCCTCCCTCGCCGGCATCGTGCTGACCCCGCTGCTCGCGGCGGGGCTGCTCGGCGGCGACGCGGTCGGGTTCTCCACGGACTCGCTGGTGAAGATCGTGCTCCAGCTGCTGGTGCCGTTCCTCGCCGGGCAGCTGCTGCGGCGCTGGATCGGCACGTTCGTCACCCGGCACAAGAAGGTCCTCGGCCTGGTCGACCGCGGCTCCATCCTACTGGTCGTCTACACCGCGTTCAGCGAGGGCATGAACCAGGGCATCTGGCACCAGGTGAGCCCGCTGCGGCTGGCCGGGCTGCTCGGTGTGGAGGCCGTCCTGCTGGCGGTGATGCTGGTCCTGACCTGGTACGGCGCCAAGGCGCTCGGCTTCGGCCGGGCTGACCGGATCGCCGTGCAGTTCGCCGGGTCGAAGAAGTCCCTCGCCTCCGGGCTGCCGATGGCGAGCGTCCTGTTCGGCAGCCAGGCCTCCCTGGCCGTCCTGCCGCTGATGCTCTTCCACCAGATGCAGCTGATGGTGTGCGCGGTCATCGCCAAGCGCCGCTCCCAGGACCCGGAGGCGGCCGAGGACGCGCCCCGGGAGCAGGGGGACGCGCCCGAGGGGTCAGCCGCGGACCCGGTCCAGGGGCAGCCAGAGAGCCGTGTCCTGCGCTGA
- a CDS encoding class I SAM-dependent methyltransferase, whose protein sequence is MAHGHHERHHQHHAGHGHGHGHGTDIDWNELADLLESQAELFAPVYREAMAWLGRDVTEPGLVVDAGSGPGVVSCLFAEAFPTARVVAVDGTAPLLERARDRAARLGVGDRFDTVAGELPEALGRLDRPADLLWASRSLHHLGDQRAALAAFAGHLAPGGTLALLEGGLPSRFLPRDFGIGRPGLQARLDALEEEWFARMRAELPGSVAETEDWPALLTAAGLKHTGTRTFLLDLPAPAGDRARAYVAAHLSRVREGVGEALDADDRATLDRLLDPSDPASVHVRPDVFVLGAYTVHTAVRQD, encoded by the coding sequence ATGGCACACGGACACCACGAGCGGCACCACCAGCACCACGCCGGCCACGGACATGGCCACGGCCACGGCACGGACATCGACTGGAACGAACTGGCCGACCTGCTCGAATCCCAGGCGGAGCTGTTCGCCCCCGTCTACCGGGAGGCCATGGCCTGGCTCGGGCGGGACGTCACCGAGCCCGGGCTCGTCGTGGACGCGGGCAGCGGCCCCGGCGTCGTCTCCTGCCTGTTCGCCGAGGCGTTCCCCACCGCCCGGGTCGTCGCCGTCGACGGCACCGCCCCGCTGCTGGAACGCGCCCGCGACCGGGCCGCCCGGCTCGGCGTCGGCGACCGCTTCGACACCGTCGCCGGCGAACTGCCCGAGGCGCTCGGCCGCCTGGACCGCCCGGCCGACCTGCTGTGGGCCAGCCGCAGCCTGCACCACCTCGGCGACCAGCGGGCCGCGCTCGCCGCGTTCGCCGGGCACCTGGCCCCCGGCGGCACCCTGGCCCTCCTGGAGGGCGGGCTGCCCTCCCGCTTCCTGCCCCGGGACTTCGGCATCGGCCGCCCCGGACTCCAGGCCCGGCTCGACGCGCTGGAGGAGGAGTGGTTCGCCCGGATGCGGGCCGAGCTGCCGGGCTCCGTCGCCGAGACCGAGGACTGGCCCGCCCTGCTCACCGCGGCCGGCCTGAAGCACACCGGCACCCGCACCTTCCTGCTCGACCTGCCCGCCCCGGCCGGCGACCGGGCCCGCGCCTATGTCGCCGCGCACCTGTCCCGGGTGCGCGAGGGCGTCGGCGAGGCGCTGGACGCCGACGACCGCGCCACCCTCGACCGGCTCCTGGACCCGTCCGACCCGGCGAGCGTGCACGTGCGCCCGGACGTGTTCGTGCTCGGCGCCTACACCGTGCACACCGCCGTCCGCCAGGACTGA
- a CDS encoding aldo/keto reductase, whose product MSSNVPPIILNNGVEMPQLGYGVWQVPDDEAERAVATALQAGYRSIDTAAIYGNEEGTGKAIAASGVPREEIFVTTKVWNSDHGYDATLRAFDASLAKLGLDYVDLYLIHWPLPSRDTYVDTYRAFEKLYADKRVRAIGVSNFLPDHLRRLTEETSVIPAVNQIELHPHLQQRESRALHAELGIATEAWSPLGQGKGLLEVPAIVAIARKHDRTPAQVVLRWHLQLGNIVIPKSVTPSRIEENIAVFDFSLDDEDLAAISALNEDRRLGPDPATFDMA is encoded by the coding sequence GTGAGCAGCAACGTCCCCCCGATCATCCTCAACAACGGCGTCGAGATGCCCCAGCTGGGATACGGCGTCTGGCAGGTGCCGGACGACGAGGCCGAGCGAGCCGTCGCCACGGCGCTCCAGGCCGGTTACCGCAGCATCGACACCGCCGCGATCTACGGCAACGAGGAGGGCACCGGCAAGGCCATCGCCGCCTCCGGCGTGCCCCGCGAGGAGATCTTCGTCACCACCAAGGTCTGGAACAGCGACCACGGCTACGACGCCACGCTGCGCGCTTTCGACGCGTCGCTGGCGAAGCTGGGGCTCGACTACGTCGACCTGTACCTGATCCACTGGCCGCTGCCGTCCCGGGACACGTACGTCGACACCTACAGGGCGTTCGAGAAGCTGTACGCGGACAAGCGGGTGCGCGCCATCGGCGTCTCCAACTTCCTGCCCGACCACCTGCGGCGGCTGACCGAGGAGACCTCGGTCATTCCGGCGGTCAACCAGATCGAGCTGCACCCGCACCTCCAGCAGCGCGAGTCGCGCGCCCTCCACGCGGAGCTGGGCATCGCCACCGAGGCCTGGTCGCCGCTCGGCCAGGGCAAGGGCCTGCTGGAGGTGCCGGCGATCGTGGCGATCGCGCGCAAGCACGACCGCACCCCGGCCCAGGTCGTGCTGCGCTGGCACCTCCAGCTCGGCAACATCGTGATCCCGAAGTCCGTGACGCCGTCCCGGATCGAGGAGAACATCGCGGTGTTCGACTTCAGCCTGGACGACGAGGACCTCGCGGCGATCAGCGCGCTCAACGAGGACCGGCGGCTCGGCCCCGACCCGGCCACCTTCGACATGGCCTGA
- a CDS encoding AMP-dependent synthetase/ligase: MREFTNPPLVSPPPAGGLADIVFEHALTDPRHIALGRKDAAGQWRDVTAAEFRDEVLALAKGLLADGVRFGDRVAIMSRTRYEWTLFDFALWTIGAQVVPVYPTSSAEQCLWMLHDAEVTAAVVEHEDHAMTVATVIDRLPRLRRLWQLDAGCVQELYDAGAHLDDEVVHRHRQAVTPDSVATVIYTSGTTGRPKGCLLSHGNFMCEADTVLRGWEPVFHSRKGDEASTLLFLPLAHVFGRMVEVAAIRGRVRFGHQPQLHAAALLPDLAAFRPTFVLAVPYIFEKVFHAARRKAEREGRSGPFEKAVDIAVKYAEAVEAKAWGTGPGPSAALRMQHQLFDKLVYAKVRTAMGGRIRTAMSGGSAMDRRLGLFFAGAGVQIYEGYGLTESTAAATANPPGRTRYGTVGPPVPGVTVHIADDGEIWLRGDTVFQGYLNNRKATDETLHDGWLATGDLGALDEDGYLTITGRKKEILVTSGGKSVSPGVLEERVREHPLVSQCLVVGNDRPYIAALVTLDREAVEHWLQMRGKPAMTAAELVRDTDLEAEVRRAVVAANTLVSQAESIRTFRILAQPFTEEHGLLTPSLKLKRKAIEKAYENEVEALYRG; encoded by the coding sequence TTGCGCGAGTTCACCAACCCTCCGCTGGTGTCGCCACCGCCGGCGGGCGGTCTGGCCGACATCGTCTTCGAGCACGCCCTGACCGACCCGCGGCACATCGCGCTCGGCCGCAAGGACGCCGCCGGGCAGTGGCGGGACGTGACCGCCGCCGAGTTCCGCGACGAGGTCTTGGCCCTCGCCAAGGGCCTGCTGGCCGACGGCGTCCGCTTCGGCGACCGCGTCGCGATCATGTCCCGCACCCGCTACGAGTGGACCCTCTTCGACTTCGCCCTGTGGACCATCGGCGCCCAGGTGGTGCCCGTCTACCCCACCTCCTCGGCCGAGCAGTGCCTCTGGATGCTGCACGACGCCGAGGTGACCGCGGCGGTCGTGGAGCACGAGGACCACGCGATGACCGTCGCCACCGTCATCGACCGGCTGCCGCGGCTGCGCCGGCTGTGGCAGCTGGACGCCGGCTGTGTGCAGGAGCTGTACGACGCCGGGGCGCACCTGGACGACGAGGTGGTGCACCGGCACCGGCAGGCGGTGACCCCGGACTCGGTCGCCACCGTCATCTACACCTCCGGCACCACGGGCCGCCCCAAGGGCTGTCTGCTGTCCCACGGCAACTTCATGTGCGAGGCGGACACCGTGCTGCGGGGGTGGGAGCCGGTGTTCCACTCCCGCAAGGGCGACGAGGCCTCCACCCTGCTGTTCCTGCCGCTGGCGCACGTCTTCGGGCGGATGGTGGAGGTCGCCGCGATCCGCGGCCGGGTCCGCTTCGGGCACCAGCCGCAGCTGCACGCCGCCGCCCTGCTGCCCGACCTGGCCGCGTTCCGGCCGACGTTCGTCCTCGCGGTGCCGTACATCTTCGAGAAGGTGTTCCACGCCGCCCGCCGCAAGGCCGAGCGGGAGGGCAGGTCGGGGCCGTTCGAGAAGGCCGTCGACATCGCCGTGAAGTACGCGGAGGCCGTGGAGGCCAAGGCGTGGGGCACCGGGCCGGGCCCGTCGGCGGCGCTGCGGATGCAGCACCAGCTGTTCGACAAGCTGGTGTACGCCAAGGTCCGTACCGCGATGGGCGGGCGGATCCGCACCGCGATGTCCGGCGGTTCGGCGATGGACCGCCGGCTGGGGCTGTTCTTCGCGGGCGCGGGCGTGCAGATCTACGAGGGCTACGGCCTGACCGAGTCGACGGCCGCCGCGACCGCCAACCCGCCCGGACGCACCCGCTACGGCACCGTGGGACCGCCCGTCCCGGGCGTGACCGTGCACATCGCCGACGACGGGGAGATCTGGCTGCGCGGTGACACCGTCTTCCAGGGCTATCTCAACAACCGGAAGGCCACCGACGAGACCCTGCACGACGGCTGGCTCGCCACCGGCGACCTGGGCGCGCTGGACGAGGACGGCTACCTGACCATCACCGGCCGCAAGAAGGAGATCCTGGTGACCTCCGGCGGCAAGAGCGTCTCGCCGGGCGTGCTGGAGGAGCGGGTCCGCGAGCATCCGCTGGTCAGCCAGTGCCTCGTGGTCGGCAACGACCGCCCCTACATCGCCGCCCTGGTCACGCTGGACCGGGAGGCGGTCGAGCACTGGCTCCAGATGCGCGGCAAGCCGGCGATGACCGCGGCCGAGCTGGTGCGCGACACGGATCTGGAGGCGGAGGTGCGGCGCGCGGTGGTGGCCGCCAACACGCTGGTCTCACAGGCGGAGTCGATCCGCACCTTCCGCATCCTGGCCCAGCCGTTCACCGAGGAACACGGCCTGCTGACGCCTTCGTTGAAGCTGAAGCGGAAGGCGATCGAGAAGGCGTACGAGAACGAGGTGGAGGCGCTCTACCGCGGCTGA
- a CDS encoding Lrp/AsnC family transcriptional regulator has translation MLRMESDTFDLLDLQLLSALEVDGRAPFSRIAAVLGVSDRTIARRYRRLCAEGGLRVVVLRDAARLGEDQWMLRLRCAPDGAAVIAEALARRPDTYWIGLCSGGTEIACITRPRSPGDHDDLLLGKLPRTPSVVEIRAQQLLHRFYGGPVGWLPRFRALDADQIAALRPDLPEPGPARLEPGDAPLLAVLERDGRAGYPELQRATGRSESALRRRLSALIASGAVYVDAEYDTAVLGFPKTAMLWITTSPGALDSVGRTLAGHDEVVFASATAGPSQLVVTVVVRDTAALYAYISGPLGRLEGVRHVEVTPILRGVKQLTYRPAR, from the coding sequence ATGCTGCGGATGGAATCCGACACCTTCGATCTGCTGGACCTCCAACTGCTCTCCGCGCTGGAGGTGGACGGCCGAGCCCCCTTCAGCCGGATCGCCGCCGTGCTCGGCGTCTCCGACCGCACCATCGCCCGCCGCTACCGCCGCCTGTGCGCCGAGGGCGGGCTGCGGGTCGTCGTGCTGCGGGACGCCGCACGGCTCGGCGAGGACCAGTGGATGCTGCGGCTGCGCTGCGCGCCCGACGGCGCCGCCGTCATCGCCGAGGCGCTCGCCCGGCGCCCCGACACCTACTGGATCGGGCTGTGTTCCGGCGGCACCGAGATCGCCTGCATCACCCGGCCGCGCAGCCCCGGCGACCACGACGACCTGCTGCTCGGCAAGCTGCCCCGCACCCCCAGCGTCGTCGAGATCCGCGCCCAGCAGCTCCTGCACCGCTTCTACGGCGGCCCGGTCGGCTGGCTGCCCAGGTTCCGGGCGCTCGACGCGGACCAGATCGCCGCGCTCCGCCCTGACTTGCCCGAGCCCGGCCCGGCCCGGCTGGAGCCCGGCGACGCCCCGCTGCTCGCCGTCCTCGAACGCGACGGCCGCGCTGGGTACCCCGAACTCCAGCGCGCGACCGGCCGCTCCGAGTCCGCCCTCCGCCGCCGGCTGTCCGCCCTGATCGCCTCCGGCGCGGTGTACGTCGACGCCGAGTACGACACCGCGGTCCTCGGCTTCCCCAAGACGGCCATGCTGTGGATCACCACCTCGCCGGGCGCCCTGGACTCCGTCGGCCGGACCCTGGCCGGCCACGACGAGGTCGTGTTCGCCTCCGCCACCGCCGGCCCCTCCCAGCTCGTGGTCACCGTCGTCGTCCGCGACACCGCCGCCCTGTACGCCTACATCAGCGGGCCCCTCGGCCGCCTGGAGGGGGTGCGACACGTGGAGGTGACGCCCATCCTTCGCGGGGTCAAGCAGCTCACCTACCGCCCGGCGCGGTGA